From one Microthrixaceae bacterium genomic stretch:
- a CDS encoding 4-hydroxy-tetrahydrodipicolinate reductase, with translation MNQPIAVGVFGAAGRMGATVCRAVVDDPALTLVAAVDPGAAGQALREVAGVDVDMEVAGRAEHLDVAPQVMVDFTHLEAARHNLAWCADHRVHAVVGTTGFTDDDLDRFRGSFTGSNCLIAPNFAIGAILMMRFAEMAAPYFETAEVIEYHHDAKLDSPSGTAMRTVERMAAANSNWAPDPTVTHTVAGARGGEAAPGIRVHAVRMRGMVAHQEVLLGTTGQTLQIRHDSYDRTSFMPGVVLACKRIADHAGVNIGLDPLLDL, from the coding sequence ATGAACCAGCCGATCGCCGTCGGTGTCTTCGGCGCGGCCGGGCGCATGGGCGCCACCGTGTGCCGCGCCGTGGTCGACGACCCCGCGCTGACTCTGGTTGCAGCGGTAGACCCCGGTGCGGCGGGCCAGGCGTTGCGGGAGGTCGCTGGTGTCGACGTCGACATGGAGGTGGCGGGCCGGGCCGAACACCTCGATGTCGCACCTCAGGTGATGGTCGACTTCACCCACTTGGAGGCGGCCCGCCACAACCTGGCCTGGTGCGCTGATCATCGGGTTCATGCCGTCGTGGGAACCACCGGGTTCACCGATGATGATCTGGACCGGTTTCGGGGCTCGTTCACCGGCTCCAACTGCCTGATCGCGCCCAACTTCGCCATTGGTGCCATCTTGATGATGCGATTCGCGGAGATGGCTGCGCCCTATTTCGAGACCGCCGAGGTGATCGAGTACCACCACGACGCCAAGCTCGATTCACCGTCGGGCACCGCCATGCGGACCGTGGAACGGATGGCGGCCGCCAACTCGAACTGGGCACCCGACCCAACCGTGACCCACACCGTGGCCGGCGCCCGGGGTGGCGAGGCGGCACCGGGCATCCGCGTCCACGCGGTCCGGATGAGAGGGATGGTCGCCCACCAAGAGGTGCTGCTGGGGACCACCGGGCAGACTCTCCAGATCCGCCACGACTCCTATGACCGAACCAGCTTCATGCCCGGTGTGGTCCTGGCCTGTAAGCGAATTGCCGATCACGCCGGCGTGAACATCGGCCTGGACCCATTGCTCGACCTCTAG
- a CDS encoding acyltransferase produces the protein MAATVAYHLGYLPGGFIGVDVFFVLSGFLVTSLLLTEVEPDGSETSRAAIDLRSFWVARLRRLTPAVLVVTPTVLWTARVAGWPASRLDELAVDGAATLTWWQNWRQILAGQSYWDPSPSPFRHAWSLSIEEQYYLVWPLVAALVVVGLARRSGWNPWLLRRSIATVAGLGALVSAAWHVILAHRLDRADLSRVYLGTDTRVFALLIGCALACSRWGLRRSFTREDPDDGAPAPDDPPSRHRAGDTAGEVGTTAGLRNAGAVSTVVLVILAMMMEVDDPRLFRSGGFVAVAMLAAVVVAGQAAPPRLSPATAPMGLGWVVGGLLSWLGSRSYAIYLWSWPIQVLASYRWPTMARGLLSAGVVVSALVAAEVSHRLVEDPLRRGRGWAAAPWRRRPAWVLGVVTASVSVIGAYGAATVAPVHQRLETADALEQALARPSMPPEASGSGAEGLGVLVIGDSVSFTIGLYKPERDALPAGLRWLDSRAVIGCGVMAAQGWEYPDDEGGFVVPSSGDCVRQADAEKLGLAQRPDVVVTFPGAWETEAVRSPDGEVVAARSPRMAEVLSDNLVARATEAHRVGAAFIVVAWACPGEGTPPGRADPEFIDWVNGVFRSAMGRARRSGADARYLEPGPESCTGGLAGTPTEARRGWMADSNHVLGWEQGLSFWNEWLGPALVEEMTQR, from the coding sequence GTGGCGGCGACCGTCGCCTATCACTTGGGGTATCTCCCCGGTGGGTTCATCGGTGTCGACGTGTTCTTCGTGCTGTCGGGCTTCTTGGTGACGTCCCTTCTGCTGACCGAGGTGGAGCCGGACGGCTCGGAAACGAGCCGAGCCGCCATCGACCTTCGCTCATTCTGGGTGGCGCGGCTTCGTCGGCTCACCCCGGCGGTGCTGGTGGTGACACCCACGGTTCTGTGGACGGCACGGGTTGCTGGATGGCCTGCATCGCGTCTCGACGAACTGGCCGTGGATGGCGCGGCCACGCTGACCTGGTGGCAGAACTGGCGTCAGATCCTGGCTGGGCAGAGCTACTGGGACCCGAGCCCGAGCCCGTTCCGGCACGCATGGAGCCTGTCCATCGAAGAGCAGTACTACCTGGTGTGGCCCCTGGTGGCGGCGCTGGTGGTGGTCGGGCTGGCTCGTCGGTCTGGCTGGAACCCGTGGTTGCTTCGTCGATCGATCGCAACGGTGGCCGGGCTGGGCGCGCTCGTGAGCGCGGCCTGGCATGTGATCCTGGCCCATCGCCTGGACCGAGCCGATCTGTCTCGTGTCTACCTGGGCACCGACACGCGCGTGTTCGCGTTGCTGATCGGTTGTGCGCTGGCATGTTCCCGCTGGGGGCTTAGACGCTCGTTCACACGGGAGGATCCCGACGATGGCGCCCCGGCCCCTGATGATCCCCCTAGTCGCCACCGTGCTGGCGATACGGCCGGTGAGGTCGGTACCACGGCTGGGCTTCGAAATGCGGGGGCCGTGTCGACGGTGGTGCTCGTCATCCTCGCCATGATGATGGAGGTCGACGATCCGAGGCTGTTCCGATCCGGCGGTTTCGTGGCCGTCGCCATGTTGGCAGCGGTGGTGGTGGCTGGTCAGGCGGCGCCGCCCCGGCTTTCCCCTGCCACAGCGCCGATGGGGCTGGGATGGGTCGTGGGCGGTCTGCTGTCGTGGTTGGGAAGTCGCTCCTATGCCATCTACCTGTGGTCGTGGCCGATCCAGGTGCTGGCCTCCTACCGCTGGCCGACCATGGCCCGTGGGCTCCTGAGCGCTGGGGTGGTGGTGTCGGCCTTGGTGGCGGCCGAGGTGTCTCACCGCCTGGTCGAAGATCCCCTCCGTCGGGGCCGGGGCTGGGCCGCGGCGCCTTGGCGACGTCGTCCGGCCTGGGTGCTGGGCGTCGTTACGGCCTCGGTCTCGGTGATCGGTGCCTACGGCGCGGCCACGGTGGCCCCGGTGCACCAACGTCTCGAGACCGCCGATGCTCTCGAGCAGGCACTGGCCAGACCATCCATGCCACCCGAGGCTTCAGGATCGGGTGCCGAAGGGTTGGGCGTCCTGGTGATAGGTGACAGCGTGAGCTTCACCATCGGGCTGTACAAGCCTGAACGCGATGCACTGCCGGCCGGGCTGCGGTGGTTGGACAGCCGTGCGGTGATCGGTTGCGGCGTAATGGCCGCCCAAGGCTGGGAGTACCCCGATGACGAGGGCGGCTTCGTCGTTCCATCGTCGGGGGATTGCGTACGCCAAGCCGACGCCGAGAAGCTGGGGCTGGCCCAGCGGCCCGATGTGGTGGTCACGTTCCCAGGCGCTTGGGAGACCGAGGCGGTCAGGTCCCCCGATGGTGAGGTCGTTGCGGCCCGGTCGCCTCGAATGGCAGAGGTCCTCAGCGACAATCTGGTGGCTCGGGCCACTGAGGCTCACCGCGTTGGGGCTGCGTTCATAGTCGTCGCATGGGCATGCCCGGGCGAAGGAACCCCGCCGGGCCGCGCTGATCCGGAGTTCATCGACTGGGTGAACGGTGTGTTCCGCTCGGCCATGGGCCGGGCCCGTCGTTCCGGTGCCGATGCTCGCTACCTCGAGCCCGGCCCCGAGAGTTGCACCGGGGGGCTGGCCGGGACCCCCACCGAAGCCCGCCGTGGATGGATGGCTGACAGCAACCACGTGTTGGGCTGGGAACAAGGCCTGTCGTTCTGGAACGAGTGGCTGGGCCCGGCCCTGGTGGAGGAGATGACCCAGCGGTAG